A single Mangrovimonas sp. YM274 DNA region contains:
- a CDS encoding sigma-54 dependent transcriptional regulator codes for MPKILVIEDEAAIRRVLVKILSEENDSYVVEEAEDGLAGVEKVKQDDYDLILCDIKMPKMDGVEVLEAVKKLKPEIPMVMISGHGDLDTAVNTMRLGAFDYISKPPDLNRLLNTVRIALDRKELVVQNKMLKKKVSKSYQMVGESGAIEQIKDMIEKVAPTDARVLITGPNGTGKELVAHWLHEKSERSKGPLIEVNCAAIPSELIESELFGHIKGAFTSAVKDRAGKFEAANAGTIFLDEIGDMSLSAQAKVLRALQENKIQRVGSDKDIKVDVRVVAATNKDLKKEIDEGRFREDLYHRLAVILIKVPSLNDRREDIPLLIDFFSQKIASEQGTGVKAFSDNAVKLLQHYDWTGNIRELRNVVERLIILGGKEVSEDDVKLFAAK; via the coding sequence AAAAATATTAGTCATTGAAGACGAAGCCGCCATTAGAAGAGTTTTGGTGAAAATCCTTTCCGAGGAAAATGATAGTTATGTGGTAGAAGAAGCCGAAGATGGTTTGGCGGGAGTTGAAAAGGTAAAACAGGACGATTATGATTTAATCCTTTGCGATATCAAAATGCCAAAAATGGATGGTGTGGAAGTTTTGGAAGCGGTTAAGAAGTTGAAACCAGAAATTCCTATGGTGATGATTTCCGGTCACGGCGATTTGGATACGGCTGTAAACACCATGCGTCTTGGCGCTTTCGATTATATCTCGAAGCCACCAGATTTGAACCGATTACTCAATACCGTTAGGATTGCCTTGGACAGAAAGGAGTTGGTAGTGCAGAATAAAATGCTGAAAAAGAAAGTCAGCAAGAGTTACCAAATGGTAGGTGAAAGTGGCGCCATTGAACAAATCAAGGACATGATTGAAAAGGTAGCGCCTACAGATGCCCGTGTACTAATTACAGGGCCCAATGGTACTGGGAAGGAATTGGTGGCCCACTGGTTGCACGAAAAGAGCGAACGCTCCAAAGGCCCGTTAATAGAAGTGAATTGTGCCGCAATACCGTCGGAGTTGATAGAAAGTGAATTGTTCGGACATATTAAAGGTGCCTTTACAAGTGCGGTTAAAGACAGGGCCGGTAAGTTTGAAGCAGCCAATGCCGGGACCATTTTCTTGGATGAAATAGGAGATATGAGTTTGTCTGCTCAGGCAAAAGTGCTAAGGGCGCTTCAGGAAAATAAAATTCAACGTGTTGGTAGTGATAAGGATATTAAGGTGGATGTCCGTGTGGTAGCTGCTACCAATAAGGATTTAAAGAAGGAAATAGACGAAGGCAGATTCCGTGAAGATCTGTACCACCGTTTGGCGGTAATTCTAATTAAAGTTCCGTCTTTAAATGACAGGCGTGAGGACATCCCTTTATTGATTGACTTTTTCTCTCAAAAAATCGCTTCGGAGCAGGGGACAGGTGTAAAGGCTTTCTCAGATAACGCTGTGAAATTATTACAGCATTATGATTGGACAGGAAACATTCGTGAACTGCGAAATGTCGTGGAGCGACTGATCATTTTGGGAGGAAAGGAAGTGAGCGAGGATGATGTAAAGCTTTTTGCTGCGAAATAA